Sequence from the Argentina anserina chromosome 7, drPotAnse1.1, whole genome shotgun sequence genome:
GAATCTAGTCAGCTACTTGCAAATTGCAATGGGTGAAGCTTTTGGAATAAAAGCCCCGGAAAAGAAGGTAATGTTGTCAACCTTAAGCTTTCCAATGTTAACCTCATCTCTAGGCGGGGTTTATTGTTAGACTAATCATCATGCTCACGTTCTGAAGAAACCCATGATATTGCTGGCCGCCTCACCATGGACTTATTTACAAGCATTAGAAGCCTTGATGCCTTCAATGTACATGCTGCTTATCAGCTATGCCTATTGGGTCAAATGATGATTTGGAGACTCATAGATGGATGTGCCTTCAGAGTTAATTTTTGTCATGTTGGCTTTACaactgttaaaaaaataaaattaaaaattaaagcaactatgattttgtttttgaattaaaATTTTACTTTCTGTGTCAATAGGTTTCTTTGATATACAATACTCATTATCAGTAATTTATATGATGCTTGTAGCGTGGAAGTTTACATATGTGTTGTAGATGATCCATTGACACTAACTAATTTGTGATAGTGATGATTGCAGCTTGATGTTGATATTGCAACTCATATACATGTGAAGGAAGATGGACCTAAGAGGAGGTTTGCTACATATGGAAATGACTTtttgtgtttatatatattttttaagtaTTCTATTTCCCCATAAAAATAAACATGAGAAAGAGAGATCTAAAGTTCGCACTTGCATTAATTTTGTTAAGAGGCTACTGGATGTGTCATTTGATACGGCATCATATTACTATGTCACCAGCTTGCTTTACAAAGAGACCGCATATCACCCAGGATTGCTTGTAGAAATGATCAAAATCATTGCTGATATCAATATTGATGTGGAATCGGCTGAGATTGATACAAAAGTAcgtcatctctctctctctctctctctgtataCGTGTGCGCATTATGTTATGAACTATGGGTAAACTTTTCTTCGCTTCTCTTTATAGGGTTTGGTTGCCAAAGATAAATTTCATGTCAGCTACAGAGGGGCAGAGCCTTAAATAGTTCCTTGTCCCAGGtaattgttttgatttttttttgttgagaaaaaggtttttttttatatattctgAACTATCAATCTGAAATGCTTGACACAATTAAATTACAAGAGTTCCAAGGGTTAGAGTGCTGGGTTCATATAGAATGGTTGTTGTTAACGTTTTGCAATTTGTTTCCTAACAATTATTTCAAACTTGCAGGTGTTAGTGAACTGTCTGCGTTACTACATTCGCAGGCCAGAAACTGATGTCGATAGTTACTAATACCCTGGGGGAGCTTGATCTTGTTTGTAAATCAAATATAATGGTTCTTGTACCAGCCATGTTGATGTGCGTTTTCATTAGTTACCTTGTTGAAACTAGTTCAGTACTCGtgctgataggagcacaaagtgtgacgttcttaatgtatatatgtcatattcttatgttttattacttcttatttagttgtttcaggttcatatttgttatttgtatGTTTTAGTAGAGTTATGCCGAATTTGGatgttttgatgatgaaattgtgttaagtgttagaaatccttattgagttATGATTCTTtacctattttcattctttcatatttcttttatcgtcgatttcttttcaggaaagacaaatcctatTTGGATGAGTAGTGATGctgtgatgcattcctagtaaGACAAGGCAATCATGTCCGAGTTGAATAAGGTGAGAAGAGGCCGGCTTAGCTATTTTCTAGTTGAAGAATGAGAGATGTCGTGCGGCCCTTAATTGATAAAATGTAACTATGATACTCTCTttgtttatttcggtttttagttttcttgttcttggtggTGTATGTGATTTatgtattgtaaatttgtttcgattttgtctatgaaatagctacttaaTTCGatttatataaagttgcgatttCAAGTTTCGGTTTTATGAATTTAGGTTTCTACCGTGACATGTTCTTGAATGATTTCgatatctatgtgttatgtatacgagTGTATCATGATATTtatgttgttggattaaagacttatgctatgaacatgtttattatGTTCTATGTAGTTtcaaaattgcatgattgttggttaaatatgtgacatgcttaatgaattcaatgtgtaTGGCGTTGGAATTATATGGTAGGAtgagtatgttagatttcgattaagaccgttTGGGAAGAGTCGAATGTGCTAAGTGTCAATGTGTTTatgttactgcttagaaccctaattgcatgatccaaccttagttatacATGATAGTGTCTCAATATGATTCTTAGAAGAGGACTAGAACTTGTTTTCGTTATCTTTATattaattgttttggtgatggttTGTGTAAGtgttgatcgatcacatgtatatattagtttttatgttttattttctgtttttataccGATccgaatctatatcaaactcttATCTCTTtgtaaatgtttgtgattctatgctCTGGTGGATCTCCGGTTTATGAACGATATCCtcactttatactactaacgatgcttacaagattaatattgatgtcgagtaatcgaaccgattaAATGACgtcgttgccggggatccaaaAAGATGGATCCttaacttttaatttcgaattcactgttcatattgtacttttgtatatttttatcttgtttcgttgtacatatagtaaatatatcttaggttggtgttttggtgcttgagtgaatgattgttgtaggttgtatgTCGAACGAATTATGTAAAGtctcttttgttaatattagccttaacccttcatgctagcttttcgggtttgcatgaggtcgagggcggctCTTATTAACatttggagatttgtctaacacccaaggtTAAGTCGAGCTGAGTAAGGAGCACACACttttattaccctggtgcatgaGGCCAAAATTAGATATCAGaaaactattgactgacatacatctcggtgatagAGTcaatagggagttcgctctccctagttcaacaaatgagtcatatCATGTTCATTATCTCTAATTGCGCTAtacggccttctgaaacaaagacttgattttgtctctaggcatccatacttaggccgcacgtccaccttagtttataacttataatcaatcgatcgttcaatcattgaaacggtaaaaaaaaaacttgtgaattgtgtgaacttttgtaaatgtaaagaactaactctttgtaaCATGACAACATAGTTGTCGTGTCTCTTCCATAAATGTGCCGTGTATATGACTAAGGAGGGCCATGTTCCATGTCTTCATTTTGTCTTCTTCAATACTAACCCTTTAACTTTCGTGTTACAGGAACTATGCATGTCCGCGATATCTAAGaaaacacaagagctcaaagaTCGAATTCAAACACTTAAAGACTTACAAGACTCTAGCTCGAGTAGACCCTTAGATTTCGAATCGTCTctaagcaattcaatcttaaagtCTTTACCTAGATcaaaagaagaggaggatccTTTCTTCCCCTTCATATTCGATTCAGAGACGgacacaattgcggaccgTGGCCTAGTTCCTGccggtgctccaatggcactcaagaatgcgttcatccccaccacccctgaatcaccttcatgcattgctttcactccacctgatgaagccaacttctccattccggttcaattgcttgggcaacTGCTTAAGTACTCTGATTCCTCAAtagaagaccctaatgttcaccttatggagttcttggacatttgcaagctccaatcaattcatcacctgtctcaagaaggcttaatattgcttttgtttccatttacccttaaggacgATGCTAAGTGCTAGTTGTACTCTTTGCTTACGGGAATAATCATCACATGGAATGAAATGATTAGGAGATTGTTGAaccaattcttccctgctcaactcacgaaaagacttagaagggagattcagaatttcactcaaaaggatagtgattcactctatgaggcaTGAGAGGAATTTCAGGAATTACAAAAGAAGTGCCCCCACCATGGTATTttgttggatgacttggtgaaattcttctatgaaggactcaaCACCACtaataagagcatggtggattcggcatgtggctgcacattcatgaacaagaccggtcaagaagcttacaccttgattgatgacttggccgacaacaatcgccaatttagttccaaggaaAAGAGAGGAAGTAAGAGtcgtggggtgtatgatgttgatgcaagaaatcagatggctactttagaGAGGAAGCTTGTCGttctagtcaaggcattcaatggttcgagcatcaatACTCAAGCGtgtggcatttgttctttcaaagatCACACAACCGAAAATTGTCCAAATTGTGCAATGACTAAAGATGAGTTGTACttcatggggcaacaaaggcctaggtacgatccctactcgaacacatacaatcctggacttagagatcatcccaactttcgttagaacaacaatgctcaaccgtcCAATGCTCAAGCTCAAGGACCTcatccttcaggtttgtttgtgaggcctcaggtacctcaaggttctgttCCCTTTAAttctaatgttcatggttcgaataatgcatctgcacttaattatgatgaacttttaaaGTCCCTTGCTCAAAGGCAACATAATTTAAACTCtactactcaagctttaggtACAgatcaacaagctcattctaaggacataaccgagcttaagaagtAGATGGCACAAGTGATCGACTTCATAGGaaagatccatgaaggaggtaagttgccgagccaaactgagccaaATCCTAACGGAAGGCCATGATGACAAGAAGTGGGAGGATCTTAGATACTCCATTGCAGCAAAACAAGAAGGtcgtgccttctaaaggaaAATAGGTCGAGAATTTCAATGCCAAtgacttagagaaggaccctgcctcctctaaggCTAATGATGCTCTACATGACAAATGTAAGGATTCTAactagtggtttggtttcaactaatggtCTTCCTCATGTTCCCTTCCCCaatagatttgcaaagcaaaagaatgatgactctgatcaagccatgctcgacatatttaagaaggtggaagtgaacatgcctcttattgaatgcaaaCAATAAAATCCTAGGTATgttaagtttttgaaagaattgtgcaccaataagaggatgactcgagagaaggaggttgtcacaatgagtgagacggtttctaccgtgctccaaaggaagctaccaccaaagcttaaggatccagatgtttttctatcccttgtacaatcggaaacatgacatttcaaaagataatgctagacttaggtgcatcgatcaatgtaatgccttactatatttatgaggatctaggtctaggtgatttgaaacgagataatgttgtgattcgattggcagATTGTTCTAACAAAGTCCATTTAGGCTATGTTGAAGACGTttttgtgcaggtttcgagcttaATTTTCCTTGCAgacttctatgtcattgacatggagccaactGAAGCAGATGACAATGAGGTTCCTATCTTGTTGGGCCGtcccttcatgaggactgcatgaatgaaaattgatgtgtttagtggatcactcacctttgagttcgacggtgaagtgattagctttaACAAATTTGAGACTATGAGGTATCCCCTTTCAGAATtgagtgattgtttttcagttgacattcttgattccattgcagataactatctagataccttggcaCACAACGAGACACTCACtattgcccaaggggccggatttacgAGTGATGGTTCAAATATTTATGAGTTAGAAGCTAATGATGCCGTGTTATCTTATGTGATAGAGAACGTGTCCTCTCTTGAAGTTGCACGTGAGATAAGTTATGTTTCTCCTAGTCCAACTTGTATGTTTTTTTGTCGTAATATCTGAAACACTTCGTGCACATAGCTCTTTTATTATATCTTCAAGCAGGTCCAAATTTAGCTAAAATAGGTTGAAAATTTTATatacataaaattaaattatgcaATTCAATATCTTGTTTTCACAGGAAATAATTAGGAAGTTCAAGGCATGCCAACTCAGTCATGACATcatctttggttttgttttgatttcttgaACTTTTTGCATTTTGTGCATTATTATGCGCATGCATTTGTGGTTCACCTTTCAAAACTTTGCTAAAATTTAGAATAAGTGATATAAAAGTCTCACAGCAATGACTTTCAGGCTGTTCCCCATTTTAGCATGACTAGTTCATACTATAAAGTACAAAGCAACTAGTGATCGTGAGGTTTTCCACTTTCACAAGTCAATTAAATATTCGTGTATGAAAATTGATTTGCACAATATTAATGGAGTTTGATCTTCTtctcaaattttatttatttttcgttGTTGTATTACTAAGAGTGGTACCTGCGAAATGGAAATTAAGTTTTAATACAAATTTTGAGCCAATGGAATTGTTGTCTGTCTTTTAAAGACTAAGATCAAGTAACTTTGAGATGCATACTTGGAACATGCAAGTGATACAACTCATTCCCACGATGATGACCAGCCCCATATTCTCCACCAGAATCAGCCAAACCACATGTTGGTGGATGTAGTCATTTCCTGACTAGCTAGCTAATCCTCTGTCTTTATCTCCAAGCAAAGTAtactcaaaactcaaaaggaAAACACCCTCTATTATTCCAACTGAActggttttttttcttgtagtAGTCCTTAAATAATGTTGTAGATAGAGCAATTCAGATAAGAGGTTTGGTTTGAACAGGTCCCCATTACAGTTTGGTTGAGCATCCTTTACTTACATGCGTATTGCAAACAATTGTTGACACTACCGTGTTGAATCTTTGAAAAGATGTTCACCAAAACGGTACTTCTTTTTGTGATCTTCCTTAATATCTATGTCTGTTTGGCTTCTGATCCTGATCCGGTCCAAGACTTCTGCATAGCCAACACAGCAGAGTCTGCGGCTGCAAGCAATGCCATCCAATGCAAGAATTCATCTGTTGCAACAGTGGAAGATTTTATATTTTCCGGCATCAGGTCTCCTGGAAAATTTGGCCAAACAGGTCTTGCTGCTACTTCAGTGAACTCAAACATCTTTCCAGGACTGAACACACTTGGAATGTCCTTTGTCCGAGCTGATTTTGAAGTTGGTGGTGTAAACGTGCCACATTACCATCCGAGGGCAACGGAGACAGCGTTTGTGCTTGAAGGAAAGATTTATTCCGGGTTTGTTGATACGAATAACAAGATTTTCGCTAGAGTGATTGAAAAGGGTGAGGTCATGGTGTTTCCAAAAGGTCTAGTGCACTTCCAAATGAATGTGGGTGACACTCCAGCAACCATATTAGGGAGCTTCAACAGCCAGAATCCTGGACTGCTAAGAATTCCCACTTCAGTTTTCGGATCAGGGATTAAAGACGAGCTCTTGGAGAAGGCTTTTGGATTGAGTTCTAAGGAGATTGCCAAGTTGAACAAGAGGCTTGGTCCCCATTGACTGAGCTAGCTAGACAACTGCAATTTCATTTCCTTTTTCGTACGTCTACTGACATTCTTTCATgagcaaatatataaatctgaATATTGTTATCTCAATATGGTACTCTGTTTATTGTTTGTAGAACTAGGAAGTATTCCCACATGCCAAATCCTTGAgattttggttttgtactACTCTATCTGCACTCAATAGAAGAATCTTTAAGGAAAACTTCAGTTCTTTTAAAGAAGTAATCTTATGAATGGTGTTGTTTTCATCAAGGTCTACAATTCAAACGTAATATGATGAATTCTAGTTTAAGAGGACAAGAAGTTCATTTTGAACTGCAACTGTTTACAGAGAATTTGCTCACTACAGTATTATAATACAAGTCCATGTATCTGTGCGTGGTTCATTTTTCTTATGGAAAAGTGAAAACTGTGTTTTCCGCTAGTAGATTTCAAGTCCTATGCATACATGCACTGAGAGGTTATTCCTTGCTGCAAAATTAAGCGATGGACACAATGTGGCAATTATTACCAGACACATAATGATCGATCATTTTAAGAATGCTCAAACTGCACCTGATATATGATCATTGCTCTCAACAAGTGACTAgctttttaataaaaatgagTGTAAAGAGAGACATAAAAAAGAGTACAGTGAGACTTTTTCAACTAAACATAACATCATATTGTTCTGCTAGTACGCATGAACACACTGCAGCATCATGACTTATCATTACACTCCCATGGAGTCTTAATTAACAAGAAGTCTCTAGTATGGCAGAGAAAGAGTTGTTCTAGCCACTTTACCTAATTAGTGTTCATTCAGTACAACTTCAAGTCTCTCATATACTTGATTAAAGCAAGGCACTCAACATCTCATTCCAAATATCAGGTACACCAGGAAGACACCAATGGCTGCAGTCCGACGAATACTCTCTCAGGTGCTGCTTCTCTTCCTGTCCCATGGCCCGTCTGTACACAGAAGGGTGTCCATCTCTTCGAAATGCCGAAATTGTGGTTATGTCCTGAAGATAAACTGGAAATCTCATTTTTCTCAGAACCCCTTGTAGCACTAGCAGGGGTTCAGGAACATGTTGGTGACTGAAATTTGCCAAAGGCTGCTTCTGATTGTAGCATCTCCAACCATTTTCTCTGCCATATATATTAACATTGAGCATATATTGATCCAAGCTGACCAACAATATCAATCTTTATATAGCATTACGCAttgtatatattcatataccTGTTATGCCTAGGTGACATGCTTCGGAAAATTACTCGGGTCTTACTCGGGTCTAGGTTTAAATCAACCCATTTAGCCCATGTAGTGAGTCCTTTCTGGTAAGCAACCATTGGATTCATATTGGTAAACAGTGACTTTCCTTCCATGTAGTAATCCCACCTGAAATTAGTTATATCATTGCAATTCAATCAAATTTAAGGTCCTGCATAACATTACGTACCACTCACCACCCATATCCCATAAAGTTAATTTCTCAACTGCAATTGTTTCCAAGCAAATCATGAAGAATgaaactagctagctaatcAAAGAACTCAAAAAATAACTAATATGAATTTTGTCTTACGACGATGTTTTGTCAGAGTGAGTCCACCAGTGAGCTGAATCAAAAACAAGAACATCAACTCCTCTCCAATACTTTGCATTCTGCTCTATCAAATCCAAATGCAAAATCCTTTTGTTGGCAGCTCCCTTGTTCAATTCTACTAGGAGCGGAGCCCATGTAAACTCAATTGATACTTCAAAGGCCTGTATATGTATGAACATTTGTATCAtgtatattaatttatatattgtaGTCCTGGATAAGTTTCTAGCTAAATAAACTAAAAGTTCTTAAATAACTCGATACCATTGCATGGAACGCCATAGAAGGACCATTGTAGGTGACTCTCTTTCGGGCTGTTGGAATAACTCCTTGTACTAAGCACACAAGAGACTCCCACTGATTCCTCATTATAGAATCACCCACCAGCATTATTCTTTTCCTTCTCATTTTACCGAGAAATTTCAACGCATCAAACCTACATTTCAGAAATGAAAGAAATCACTGGAGAACCTCGTTCGCAATGTAAATTGTACACAAGTTGTGACTTGTTGATTTAAgagtagctagctagctggtTAATTGGTAGGTACGTACCTAGGAATGGAGCAGCGGTTTGGCTTCCAGCGCCACTTTTCGTAGTCGGAATCCGGCCTTCCATTCTTCTGACAAGTGACGGCAGCGCTAAGATATGGACAGGATGAGTCATAGAGAGGGTAGGATTGATCATAAACCCACTTTCCGTCCGAAAGTTGACACTTACGTTTCGAGCTTTGGTGGCTCTGAACCATGTTAACCTGACCATCTTCATCGTTAAGCCACGAGTATTCATCCTGCTCTTCCTCTAGCTCAACCTCGGAAGACTTCACAGGCGGAACCACGCATAGAAAGATAAAGATAATGCTCACGAAGAGCAGATAGTGAAGCTGCAGCTTTGTTTCTCTCATCGAAAAAGTTAGCCAGACATGAAACAATGCTTGGGACAAATTAAGAGATCGGAGAGCTAGCTAGGTGAAGCTTTAAGGTTGAAAACTTGGTCAATGATCAGCAAGAGCATCAAGACATGCATGAGTTACGGTGGTTGATCATGCTTTTTCACTTTTGTGCGTTGAAAGTGGAAGCATATATAACGGAGGGGGCAGAAGGTAGGTGAGCATGATTTGCTGTCCGCGACTGAAGgatcgatcatatatatatagcacttTTTGGCTGTGAAGTTCTGCAATACTGTTTTGGTGCGTAATTATATTTTTGCAACACTTTGcgattaaatttatttatctttACTGTCTAGTATGTAAATAATATTGTGCagatcatctttgcaacatttcagccaatttagtgatcattAAGACCCTCAGATAttgtgtttttctgttaaaaacatgaacgattcatgtttgacagaattcagtctgtccatttgtttttcaattttgaagaccttaacgatcaccaaattggctaaaattttgcagagatgatctgcacattattatctagatactagacggtcgagatgaggaaattcaACCGAAAGGTGGTTCAAAAATGGAAATATGCACCAAAACTATCGGTGCAGACCtccttatttgagaaaatctgtatatatatatatatatatatatatatatacatatcattgCTAGTGTTCTTTTGATCTTTTCTCAATTACATCAAACCGAGATAGAGATTAAATAAGATCAATCAAGATCATAGGAGGGTGATGGATTCCACCAATTAAAGACGTTCACTTGCTACTCGGTAGCTAGTAGAGAGACTTGTCGTCAGTTAAGCTAGTACATTAATTAAGGGTACGTACGTTCTTTCACTTAGTCACATGGTCGACCAATCATATCATTCCGAGCACCGTACGGAGATTTCAAGATTCTGGCTGCCGTAGGCCGGAGTTGCACACAGACAGGAACGCCGGGAGGAGGAGAGTGTGCCTGTACTAGTTAGCGTCGTCATTGACCGTCGCCGGTGGCCAGAATTGTCGAACCGCACCGTACGGACGGTGCGAACAATCACAGCTGAGAATTTCCGCAAATTATACGTACGATCGAATACCACATCATATCTCTTGTTATATATAATAGGATTAGATGACCGTGCGTACGTCGATATGTAACGTTCAAGTTGTACATGCACTTGATGACTAAACGAAGACAAGAGACTAGGTAATCTTACAAATTTGGATGGCAGATCGATTGAACCAAATACAAATTGTTCAGTAACAACCCGACTGTATCTGATACAGTAACTGTCGACGGTCGATTCCAAGCGAGAATGCGATATCGTAATTGTGAATTTAACACATTTTTGGTCCACTAGCTAATCAGTTATTACACTAAGTTTTGTCGGTGCCGGAGTCGCCAATGCTGCTTGCCAGGGTCAGATAGTGATCTAGCTATTAAAtctcatttcatttcattctTGGATCAGCAAATGACATccagaaattattatatatacccgttACATATCCCACGTGGCGTAACcttttaatgttattgatcaattttttactgtgattatttctgattggtttttatatgtaaatttttttatcattttaaccgcgtgcatgttaattatacaatgTTGTAATATAATTGACTAGGTACGCTACATGACAGTATCACGTAGTGTGGcgggtacacagaataattactcgGATGACTTCATAGAATTAGTCAATGGCCGATGTTATTTCTTGGCCGATGACTTGTAATTTTTTAACTTCCATTTAATACTAAAGC
This genomic interval carries:
- the LOC126801512 gene encoding germin-like protein subfamily 3 member 2, encoding MFTKTVLLFVIFLNIYVCLASDPDPVQDFCIANTAESAAASNAIQCKNSSVATVEDFIFSGIRSPGKFGQTGLAATSVNSNIFPGLNTLGMSFVRADFEVGGVNVPHYHPRATETAFVLEGKIYSGFVDTNNKIFARVIEKGEVMVFPKGLVHFQMNVGDTPATILGSFNSQNPGLLRIPTSVFGSGIKDELLEKAFGLSSKEIAKLNKRLGPH
- the LOC126801505 gene encoding protein trichome birefringence-like 36, with the translated sequence MRETKLQLHYLLFVSIIFIFLCVVPPVKSSEVELEEEQDEYSWLNDEDGQVNMVQSHQSSKRKCQLSDGKWVYDQSYPLYDSSCPYLSAAVTCQKNGRPDSDYEKWRWKPNRCSIPRFDALKFLGKMRRKRIMLVGDSIMRNQWESLVCLVQGVIPTARKRVTYNGPSMAFHAMAFEVSIEFTWAPLLVELNKGAANKRILHLDLIEQNAKYWRGVDVLVFDSAHWWTHSDKTSSWDYYMEGKSLFTNMNPMVAYQKGLTTWAKWVDLNLDPSKTRVIFRSMSPRHNRENGWRCYNQKQPLANFSHQHVPEPLLVLQGVLRKMRFPVYLQDITTISAFRRDGHPSVYRRAMGQEEKQHLREYSSDCSHWCLPGVPDIWNEMLSALL